One genomic segment of Mesoterricola silvestris includes these proteins:
- the gcvPB gene encoding aminomethyl-transferring glycine dehydrogenase subunit GcvPB yields the protein MMNRTREPLIFERSVAGKIGMDLPKLDVPAAKDTRPAHLRRTSFDAMPSVTEVDVIRHFTRLSKWNYGVDDGLYPLGSCTMKHNPRLNEKTAGLDGFCDSHPMTAAPYVQGNLAVIHTLQEWLKEITGLAAVTLQPSAGAAGELTGAMLIRAFHVAHGRKRRVILIPDSAHGTNPATAAMAGYEVVEIASQGDGTVSFADVTDASGKVKKGLTTLLAELGEEVAGLMITNPNTLGIFEYRIKDICEALHAVGGLVYMDGANMNALVGVARPGDFGVDVMHLNLHKTFSTPHGGGGPGSGPVACSAALEPFLPRPVVVRETKAVGEGQVPVHTYRLDWDRPQSMGKVHTFFGNFGILVRALTYCASHGGDGLRAATLRAIVNANYIRKQLEGTYHLEYQTPTLHEVIFDDSFLAPHDIHTLDVAKGLIDRGFHPPTIYFPAIVHGALMIEPTESEGKEEMDAFIDAMKDIAREAAENPEALHQAPVLAPMRRLDETTAARKPVLRWTRPQ from the coding sequence ATGATGAACCGCACCCGCGAACCCCTCATCTTCGAACGCTCCGTGGCCGGCAAGATCGGCATGGACCTGCCCAAACTGGATGTGCCCGCCGCCAAGGACACCCGTCCGGCCCACCTGCGCCGCACCTCCTTCGACGCGATGCCTTCGGTCACCGAAGTGGACGTCATCCGGCATTTCACGCGCCTTTCCAAGTGGAACTACGGCGTGGACGACGGGCTCTATCCCCTGGGCTCCTGCACCATGAAGCACAATCCCCGGCTCAACGAGAAGACCGCGGGCCTGGACGGCTTCTGCGACAGCCACCCCATGACCGCCGCTCCCTACGTGCAGGGCAACCTGGCGGTGATCCACACCCTCCAGGAATGGCTGAAGGAGATCACCGGGCTGGCCGCGGTGACCCTGCAGCCCAGCGCCGGCGCCGCAGGCGAGCTCACCGGCGCCATGCTCATCCGCGCCTTCCACGTGGCCCACGGCCGCAAGCGCCGGGTCATCCTCATCCCCGACAGCGCCCACGGCACCAACCCGGCCACGGCGGCCATGGCGGGCTACGAGGTGGTGGAGATCGCCTCCCAGGGCGACGGCACCGTGAGCTTCGCCGATGTCACCGACGCCTCAGGCAAGGTGAAGAAGGGGCTCACGACCCTCCTGGCCGAGCTGGGCGAGGAGGTGGCGGGCCTCATGATCACCAACCCCAACACCCTGGGCATCTTCGAATACCGCATCAAGGACATCTGCGAGGCCCTCCATGCCGTGGGCGGCCTGGTCTACATGGACGGCGCCAACATGAACGCCCTGGTCGGCGTGGCGCGGCCCGGGGACTTCGGCGTGGACGTCATGCACCTGAACCTCCACAAGACCTTCTCCACCCCCCACGGAGGCGGCGGCCCGGGATCCGGTCCCGTGGCCTGCTCCGCGGCCCTGGAGCCCTTCCTGCCCCGGCCCGTCGTGGTGCGGGAGACGAAGGCGGTGGGCGAGGGCCAGGTGCCCGTCCACACCTACCGGCTGGACTGGGACCGCCCGCAGAGCATGGGCAAGGTCCACACCTTCTTCGGGAATTTCGGCATCCTGGTGCGGGCCCTCACCTACTGCGCCAGCCACGGCGGCGACGGCCTCCGGGCGGCCACCCTCCGCGCCATCGTCAACGCCAACTACATCCGCAAGCAGCTGGAGGGCACGTACCACCTGGAATACCAGACGCCCACCCTCCACGAGGTGATCTTCGACGACAGCTTCCTGGCTCCCCACGACATCCACACCCTGGACGTGGCCAAGGGGCTCATCGACCGCGGCTTCCACCCGCCCACCATCTACTTCCCGGCCATCGTCCACGGGGCGCTCATGATCGAGCCCACCGAAAGCGAGGGCAAGGAGGAGATGGACGCCTTCATCGACGCCATGAAGGACATCGCCCGGGAGGCCGCCGAGAACCCCGAGGCCCTTCACCAGGCCCCGGTGCTGGCCCCCATGCGCCGCCTGGACGAGACCACCGCCGCCCGGAAGCCCGTGCTGCGCTGGACCCGGCCCCAGTAG